The segment CGATGATCTCCACGGACACCCAGTCGCCGGCCTCGATCCCTTCGATATGGAAGGGGCCGCACGGCCTTGAATGCCGGTAGGGGTCCACGTCCATCACCGCCCCGGCCCGCAAGTCCTTCTTGGCAAGATAGTCCTGGTCGTGGCCGCCGTAGGTCTCGACCTGTACCGTTTCTCCGAGTTGGAGCACGCCCCGGACCTCACCGTATGCCGGATCGTCCGGTCCGGAGAGATAGGGGGTGCGGGTGAACCGGCGCATGGGCGCTCCTTCCGTAGAGATGACGCTCCGTGGCGGGGCGTAATTGTTCGCTACGAGGTGTCTGCTTCAGGATGATTTATTGGGGGACGTCGAAAAACGCCATCTTTACGATACCCGCAAAGACGCCCCCTACAAGTAGAACCAATAGACTTGTCACCCACATTAAGATACCAAGGCGAGTGTTAACACTCTTCAGGGATGTTTCAATCGTAATCAGTCGGTCTCGAACACTGCCTTTTCTACGGAATATCTCTCCAAGAAGAAGATCGATATCTTTTTTTACTCTATCGATGTCAAATCGAGTCTCAGTGTCGAATCTGCGCTGCTCGCTCATAGTGGTCAATCCATTGTTTCAGGCTGATCGGGCCGTATGCCGGTATTTTAACGACAGGTATAATCGCATCTGATATTATAGTAACCGGGCTACCGTTACGTCGTAACACTTACACAGTCGCGATATAGTATGGACATCTCGCAAAATTCTTAGCAATACATATTTGAACGGTTACATTTCTGGGCCGATAATACAGAAAGCTATATATACTGGTCTTTATTCAATCCATCATTACATAACAGGCCCCAAACAGCGCCAAGCCCGTCGCCCATTTACGGAGAACCGCCCATGCGACTGACGAAAGAGCAACTGGCATTCATGGACACCTTCGGCTTCCTCGGTTTCCCCGGCTTGTTGAAGGACCGGATCGACGGGATCATCGAAGCGTTCGAGGCGGTGTGGACCGAACGCGGCGGCGGGCATGGCGGCAAGCCCCACGACGGGACGGCCAGGTCCTGCATCGTGCCCTTCATCGATCAGCATCCCGTGCTGTCCTCGCTGATCGACGACGCCCGCGTCAACGGCATCTTCGGCAGCCTCCTGGGCGAAGACTTCGTGTATCTGGGCAGCGACGGCAATTTCTACGTCAGCGATACCAACTGGCATTCGGACACGGACTGGTCGGGCAAGATGCGTGGCGCGCCGCCTCGGATATATTACAAGATGGCCTTCTACCTCGATCCGCTGACCCGGGAATCCGGCGCGCTGCGGGTGATCCCGGGCAGTCACCGATGGGGCGACGATTATGCCGACTCGCTGGAATCCCAGATCAGGAAATCGGGAGAAAATTGGGGTATCGGAGGCTGGGAGGTGCCGGCCGTGGCCCTCGAGACGCAGCCCGGCGACGTCGTCGTGTTCAACCAGAATACCAAGCACAGCGCCTGGGGCGGAGGTGACCGGCGCAGGATGTTTACGATCAACTGCACCGCCCGTTTCGCCGACAAAGACATGCAATTCCTGAAGAACGAGATCGCCGCCGCCGCGCGGTTCTGGCTCGACAGCGTCTACGGTGAAGCCATGCTGGAGACGGCCGGCCCGGCGCGCATGAAGCACCTGGAACAACCCCTTGCCCACCAGGATCATCTTGTGGAGGAAGTCCGCAAGGCCAAAGCGCGCATGGCGGAGCCGTCGCGGGGCTAATGCGCAGATGTCGGAGCCGTCGCGAGGCTAGTGTGCGCCCGCGCTGCCGGCGATCGCACGGTGGGGCGAGCATGCCGAATTGCTACCACTCCGGCGCCACGGTCGCGCTGCGTGCGCTTACCGCCAGTCCTGCTGGCCGCGGACCTGCCGCAGGAATCGCCGGGCATTTCCGGAGAAATGGTCCTCGATCTCCTGTGACGTCAGTCCCAGCATGTCCGCCACCTGCTTCTCTTGCCGCAACTGCTCGTAGATGACCAGCGTCGCCCGCGAATCGCAGTGGGGCGTCGTCTCCGTCGTGCCCTCGTAGTAGGTCCACGCCCGTCCGTAGGTGACGTACTTGCCCCGGGCGCACCCCGCCACCACGTTGTCCGATCCGAACATGACGCGCGAGCGGTCCTCGTGCTTCATCAGCAGGTACTGGGAGTAGAGGTCGTTCACGGCTGACGTGTCGTACCAGATGTTGGGCAGTCCGGTCAGGAACTGAATCGCCCGTTCCATCATGAAGCAGTTGAATGCCCGGGCGCAGTGGGCGAGGATCCACTGGGCGCGGGGATACTGCTTCGTGTAGTAGGCCAGGTCTTTCTGGTTGTCCTCGTCCGCCGGCCCCTCGGGTTTGGACATGTGCATGGTGATGGCCAGTCCGAGGTCGTGAGCCACCTCGATGAAGGATTCGGGCAGGAAGTCGCGAATGCGGCAGTGGGTGGGGTCCGGGGCGAAGACCCGGTAGGGTTTGAGGCCCAGGAAGCCGTGTCTTTTCACCTGGGCGGCCACGTATTCCGGCGTCATGTCGGGTGTGACCATCATGTTGACGGCCGACTCGGGGTCCTGCTTCATCTCCTCGGCCATCCAGTCGTTGTGGCCTTCCGTGTCGATCCCCCCCGGAATCGGCGTGCCGAGTACCAGGTAATGCATCTTGCGGCCCGGATACAGCTTCTCCGCCCAGACCAGGTGGTCTTGGTAGTCGATCTCCAGCCGGAGCCCGGTGGGGTTCGGGGGAAGCTTTCCCCGATGCCGTTCAGACCACATGTGCACGTGCATGTCGTAGACCGTATCCGGCACGAAATCGGCCAGTTCCTCGTCCCAGAAGCTCCGATCGAAATCCTGGTAGTCTAATCCGCTCATGTAGACTCCTCGCGATTGCAGGGGAAACTGCGGCTCGTTTCGTTTTGAACCGGTTCAGTGTACCCATATCGCGCACCCTTTTCAAGATCAAAAGAAACTTTGACTTTCCATCATTCGGGACGCACATTTCCCTCGAGATAACATGCAATCAGATCGCCATCTAATACGGAGGCTATCATGGCTGACGAACATGGCATGAACCGGCGTAGTTTCCTGCGCAACACGGTGCTGGGAGGCGCGGGCGTTTCGCTGATCGGCACGCCGGTCTGGGAGGCGGCCGCCCAGATGGTCAGCGGAACCACGATGCAGCAGGTGAACGGCATCGGACTCGACGATCCCACGCTGGTCCAGCTCAGCATAAACGAGAATCCCCTGGGCGCCTCGCAACGGGCGATCGAGGCGGTTGCCGGCAAGATGTTCGGCATGAACCGGTATACCATGCACGACCGGCTCGAGGAAGCCCTCGCGGCCCATCACGGTGTCGACGTCGAATCCGTTGTCCTGGGAGTGGGCTCGTCGGAGATCCTGCTCACGGCTACGCTGGCAGCCTTCTGGGAAAACCCGGGAAACGCGGTCACGGCCTTCCCGTCCTACCGGTCCATACCGAGGACGGCGGAGGAACTCGGACAGGCCGTCAAGAAGGTGCCGCTGACCGGGGACTGGCAGATGGACCTGGACGCCATGGCGGCGGCGGTGGACGGGGGTACCCGGATCGTCAGCATCTGCAATCCGAACAATCCCACCGGACAGATTCTCGATGCGGCCGAACTGGAGCGGACGATCCGGGCGGTGCCTAAAGACGTCATCGTCTGCGTCGACGAGGCCTATATACAGTTTGTGGATGATCCCGATTATCCATCCATGATTTCCTTGACGAAGGAAGTGGAAAACCTGCTGATATCCAGGACCTTCTCGAAGGCTTACGGACTGGGTGGCATGCGGGTAGGTTACGGCATCGCTCACCCCGCGCTGCTTGAACGCATGGCGCGGTTCAGCATTGGTATGCTCAACAAGAACACCCTGTCCACCGTGGCCGCCCTCGCGGCGCTGGACGACCAGGAACACGTCCGACGGTCGGTGGAATCCACGCGCCAGGGCAAGGCTTTCCTGTACGCGGAACTCGAGGCGATGGGATACAGTCCGATCCGGACGCAGACGATCTTCGTCACCGTAGAAGTCGGTCCCAACGTGAACACGCTGATCGACCGCCTGTGGGAGAAGAAGGTTCAGGTCCGCCAGGCCTTCGACATGGAAGGCTTTATGCGCATATCCGTCGGCCTGCCCCGCGAAAACGAGGCATTCATCTCCGCCTTCAAGCGGGAACGCAGCGCGTTGTAGCCGATCGAACCTGCTGACAGGGCGGGGACGACCGGGCGCGCGTTTCGGCGCGTAGCAGGTGTGCGGCGCGTTTTAAGCCCGTGGTGTCAACCGTCGGCAGGATAACAAGGCGCGCGTTTCGGCGTGTCAGAAAGGTGCAGGGTCCAGATGAAGTACCCCAATCCGCTGAAACAGCGCATCCACGACGGCGAACTGCTGCTGGGCACCGTGCTGAATGCGCCCACCTCGTTCATGGCATCCCAGGTCTGCCGGTCCGACGTCGACTTCCTCTGGATCGACGCGGAACATTCCTCCATATGGGTCGAGCAACTGGACATGGTTCCGGTGATCGCGCGCCAGAACGACGTGGCGCCCATGATCCGCATCGCCTGGAACGACCCCGCCCTCGTCAAGAAGGCCTACGACATCGGCGCCGTGGCCGTCATGATACCCCAGGTCAACACGGCCGAGGAGGCGGAGCGCGCCGTACGGTACGCCCGGTACGCCCCGGAGGGCAACCGGGGCATTTCGCCTTACTGGGCCATGCTGGCTGGTCTGGATTTCAATCACGTGGTCCGGACGGCCAATGACGAGACCGTCCTCGTGCTCCAGATCGAAAGCCTGGAAGCCTACGAGAACCTCGACGAGATCATGCAGGTCAAGGGGATCGACGTGCTCTTCGTCGGCCCCACGGACCTGTCCGCCACCCTGGGCGTGATCACCCAGACGGAATCCAGGGAGGTACAGACGATTATGCGGGATGTTCCGAAGCGCCTGGAAGGTTCGGGGATCATGGCGGGCACCACCCTGGACAATATGGAGGAGATTCGGGAAAAGATCGACTGGGGCTACCGGTACATCAACGTCGGCAGCCCGATGGGCTACGGCATGCGGGTGTTGCAGGAGAATCTGGACAACCTGCGGAATGGATGAGCGGAATGATCAGTGAAGAACAGGTCCGAACCTTTAGTGAGCGGGGATGGTTGGTGGTTGAGGGTGTCTACGGTCCCGAAGAGGCCGACGAAGTAGCCCGATTGGCCGTGGAAACGGCGGATTCCATGGACGTAGAGGAATCTATGGCTGGCTACCTGCTGGACCGTTCCGAATCGGGCGAGTCCGCGCCCCGGAAGATCGACAGTCCCTACCTTCGGAATCCGATGTTCCGTGATTTCGCCCTGGATGGCCGGCTCCGGGACATACTCCGGCAGCTCACTGGTGAAGAACCCCTGCTCAAGAGCGACCAGCTCTTCATGAAACCGCCGCGGTTCGGGTCAGAGAAACCCTACCACCAGGACAACTTCTACTTCCGGTGCACGCCTGGCCGCCACGTGATCACGGCCTGGATCGCCCTCGACGACGTGGACGAGGAGAATGGCTGCCTCCGGTACATCTCCGGTTCGCACAAGAAGGGGATCATCGACCACGTGGAGGTCCTCGGGCAGCCCTACAACCTGGCGCCGCCGGACGACCTGATCGACTGGGAGATGGAAGCCTCCGCGCCCGTGCGCAAGGGCGGGGTGGTTTTCCACCACTCGGAGACGCTCCATTCGTCGCGCCGCAACACGTCGGACCGCTGGCGGCGCGGCTACGCGACGCACTGGGTTACCGCGTCGGTCACGACCGAAACGGACAACCTGGATGGTGCCTATTTTCGGCGGGAAGAGTACACGGAGTACGTGCGGGCGGTCGATCAGCGGAGGGACAGCGCGGCGCGAGTCTGGTCTGCGGACCGATAACCGCCTGCCAACGCTCGCCACGATCCTGTCCGGTAGGTCTCCAGTATGATGTTCGTGTCGACCAGCACGGTACCTTGATGCCGGGCCATGACGCCTCACAGTTCGATTGCGCACTGGACGTCATGTGCTGCGAAGAGATCCACGAGATCATCGACGCTGAGGTCGAGCAAGCCGGCGACACTTCGTACCGAGATGCATCCCTGCTCGATCGCCATTCCGAGCACTTTCATGAAGGGTCTCGAGAACAGGGCGGGCGGAACGTTCTCGGCGACGTCCGATCTGTTGTTGCGCAATGCCGCATCCGGCAAGGAACGCGCAACCACAGGTTTCAATTCGCCGAGTGCGACCAGCCGCCATCTCAGTGCCGAGACCGTCACGCGCAACTCGTTCGCCACCGAGTGTAGTTTCCGGATCAACTTGTCTTCAGTGAGATCCGACCAGCTTCCAAACCTCGCAAGTATGGCGGCCGGCATCAGAACCGCCGCCGCGAAGTTGTTGGTGAGTTGCTCGGTGCGGTTGCCTCCGGTTTCCATCGCTTCCTCGGTGTGTTCGGGCGGAATCGCATCCCAGGTCAGAATGTGAAACAGCTCATGGGCGAGATCAAAGTGGCGGCGTCCGATGATTTCACGTCGCGCAATGAGCACCGCGTCGAGCTCGGGCAGGCGGCAGGCCGCGCCCGAGATACCGCGCTCGGTGTCCATCATGAGGACCAGGATGCCGAGTTCGCGTTCCATGACTTCCATGAGGCGCATGGCGGGGATTTCACCTAGATCGAACTCGGTGGCGAACCGCTCGCCGGCCGCCATGGCGTCCTCGAAACGCGCGTGGCGGGTGAGCCCGAGCGACCGACGCATCAGCGGGGTTTCGTATCCGACCTGTGGCGCCAGCGCGCGGTATGCGCCGATCCAGCGTCCGGCGATTTGTTCACAGGCCTCGAGCCGTTCAGCGTCGACGCCGGTCTGACGCCAGGAGAAGCGTCCCTCACCCGCCAGCAGGAACGGGTCGGTAAAGTACTCGAGCGGTGCGCCCAGTCTTTCTACGGCGAGCAGCAGTTCCTCCGCTGTCACGCGTCTCGCACCCGTCTCGATGGCCGATACCGTCTGCCGATCCTTGAAGTCAAATAGGTTCGCTACACTTTCCTGCGATAGCCTGCGTTCCTCTCGCAACGCCTTGATCCGCCTTCCGATAAGCCCCGTCGTCATCCTTACCCTCCCGTCATTGGAAAATATTGCATATTATAATATGCAATATTTTTATGCGAATTGCAATATGTTTAAAATGCGGCCTCGGTATTCCTTCCGGCCCAGTAGGCATTTACTGTCGGAAGTGGGAGAATTGTTATGGGTCTGCTTTCGATTTGATTACATGCTTTGAAATGTGTATTTTGGGCAGGTTGCAAGATCATAAAACGGTATGTGATTCAACAGGTTGCAATCGTTCACCCGTGAGGGAAGATATCAGGGAGTGTTTAGATGACGACCGCATCGGCGACAGGAACCATCACCGATCTCATGTGGTCGGAGACGGCCGCAATATACGACGCGATCCTCACCCATCCATTCATCAAGGGGCTAACCTCAGGCGACCTCGACCGCTCGGCCTTCGAATTCTACACCGTCCAGGACGCGCTTTATCTCAAGGACTACGCCCGGGCCCTGAGCCTCGCCGCGGTCAAAGCGCCCGACGAGGCCACTATCATCCTCTTCAACGAGCATGCCAAGGGGTGTCTCGTGGAAGAGCGGGCCATGCAGGCAAACTTCTTCGACGTCTTCGGCCTGTCGTCGGAAGAGGTCTGGGCCACGCCCAAGGCACCGGTGTGCCAGGCCTATACGAGCTACCTGCTTTCCGTGGCCTATGGCCGGCCATTCCACGAGGTGGTGGCCGTGGTGCTCCCCTGCTACTGGATCTACTGGGAGGTGGGCAAGGCGTTGGCCGAGAAGGGTTCGCCCGATCCCATGTACCAGCAGTGGATCGACACCTACGCCGGCGAGCAGTTCGCCGAGTGCGTCGTCGCCGTCCTGGAGATCGCGAACCGGGTCGCGCGGGGCCTTCCCGAGGAGGACCGCGAGGCCATGCTTGGGCACTACATCACGACCAGCCGGTATGAGTGGATGTTCTGGGACATGGGTTATCGGAAGGAACAGTGGCCGGTTTGAGGGTGATGCCCACTGAAGGGAGGAGTGTGATGGAATACTCAGTGATGTTGGATGTAATCGATGAACCCGGTTTCGAGGGTTGCTACTATGCCCACATCCCGGCGCTGGATTTGACAACGCACGGGAAAGGTATAGATGGCGCGTTAGCGGCTGCCAAGGAACTTGCGGAAGTATGGATCGCCGAGAAGCGCGCGCAAGGAGAATCGGTGCCACGGGAATCGGGCGCGGTCATTGCCCGCATAGAGGTATCCGATGCCGTTCTCGGTTCGTGAGGTCCTGAGGAAGTTACGTCGCGCAGGATTCGTGGAGATTCGGCAATCTGGGTCCCACAAAGTGCTTCGTCACGCTGATGGTAGGCAAACGTACCTGTCTATGCATACTGGTACGTTACCAACGGGGACGTTGCACAAGATTCTAAAGCAAGCCGGACTGAGTCGTGACGAGTTTATTGATCTCTAGGCGTGCGCGTTCCTAACTAGTCCTGCGAGGCGTTGAACCAGGAGGGTGGGCGCCACATCGCTTTTGGCTTAGCGAATATCCACAGGAAATCGACACATACGATGACGAACCACGAAGCCGAATACTGGCGCATGGCCGACGCCCTGCGGGGCAGCATGGACGCCGAGTACATCGCGGAGAACATCTTCTGGGTGCCTCCCGAGGCCCGATGGCAACATCTCAAGAGCCAGGCTCGCCAGCCTACCATCGGGCGGTTGATCGACGACGCCATGGTGGCCATCGAGCGGGACAACCCAGCGCTTAAGGACGTGCTGCCGAAGGAATACGCCCGGCCAGCCTTGGACAAGACCCGGTTGGGACAGGTGGTCGACATGGTGAGCAATATCAAGGTTGGCGGTGCTGAAGCTCGCGCCACGGACGTGCTGGGCAGCGTCTACGAGTACTTCCTGGAACAGTTCGCCCTGGCCGAGGGCCGCAAGGGCGGCGAGTTCTACACCCCGCGCTCGGTCGTGCGCCTCTTGGTGGAGATGCTGGAACCGTACCAGGGCCGCGTCTACGACCCCTGCTGCGGCTCCTCCGGCATGTTCGTTCAGTCGGTGGAGTTCATCCGCACCCACGCCAGCGGCAACGGGAACGTGGGTAAAGCCACGGGCGACGTCTCCATCTACGGCCAGGAGTCCAACTACACGACCTGGCGCATGGCCAGGATGAACCTTGCGATCCGGGGCATCGCGGGCCTGATCGAACACGGCGACAGTTTCCACAACGATCGCCACCCGGACCTGCGGGCCGACTACATCCTCGCCAATCCGCCCTTCAACGTCTCCGACTGGGGCGGCGACCGGCTGCGCGACGACAGGCGGTGGGAGTACGGTGTCCCGCCCGTGGGCAACGCCAACTTCGCCTGGGTGCAGCACTTCCTGTATCACCTCGCGCCGCGAGGCACGGCGGGTTTCGTCCTGGCCAACGGCTCCATGTCGTCGAACCAGTCCGGCGAAGGGGAGATCCGCAAGAACATCATCGAAGCCGGCCTGGTGGACTGCATCATCGCCCTGCCGGGCCAGCTCTTCCGTTCCACCCAGATACCGGCCTGCCTCTGGTTCCTATCCCGCGGCCGCCTCAACGGAGCGCACCGGGACCGCCAGGGCGAAACGCTCTTCATCGACGCCCGCAAGCTGGGACACATGCTCGACCGCACCCGCCGCGACCTGTCTCAGGAGGACATCGAACGCGTCGCCGACACCTACCATGCCTGGCGAGGAAGCGAGGAGGCTACCGTGTACGAGGACGTCCCCGGATTCTGCAAGAGCGCAACGCTCGACGAGATCCGCAAACACGGCCACGTCCTCACTCCAGGCCGGTACGTCGGCGTGCCGCCGCAGGAGGACGACGGCGAACCCTTCGAGGAGAAGATGACCCGTCTCTCGGCCCAATGGCGCGAGCAGCAGGCCGAGGCCGAGCGGCTGGATAAGGAAATCGAGGCGAACTTGGCGCGGCTGGGGTTTGGGGAGCGATAGGGTTCTGGGTACATACATTAGAATCAGAGGACTGGAGCGACTTCGATGTCGCCATAGCCGACGGCGTGGACTAATGACCTCTTTCCCCGGCGGTATGCGGTGTACATTACCGATCTGAATCCCACCATAGGCACTGAGATTCGCGGTGTCAGTTCGGTGGTGGATGCTGTGGTTACGGCAGCGGAGCGAGAAGCTTGCGTGAAGTTACAGGCTACTGTTTTTACAAGTCCGTTTATTCGTTGGCGGGTTTCTACTACTAGCGTTACGGTTCTATAAGAATGAACGAGCTAGACCTGTACCTACGGTATTTCATAGCGACAATGTTTGTGCAGCATAAAACAGGAGGTATGGCATGAAACCGCTAAGGAGTTGTACTAAGCCATTGAAAGTTTCATTATGCGTGTTTCTACAGATCTTTCTGTTGAACTTAATGGTGGGATTTACAGTATCCCCTGCATTGGCACAGGTGGAGGATCTCAGGCTGACCTGTAGGTTTGTTGAACCGGACGATCCGGTAACGAGAGAAGGGTTCATTTGGCAGAAAGACGTTATTAATGTTGAGTACGAGTTTACTAATATCTCAGGTGAACATCTGATGATTCCAGATCCAACACGTTACAAATTCGATGTTACATTCACTACGGCGAAAAACGATACATTAGATTACAGGAGTGCACGGGTCATAACGTATTCTGGAATCACTCAGTGGGATTATGCACTTGTTGGATTGTATGACGGTGCGACTATGAAGTTTATGACGAACATCGTTGGGGATACAAGAGAATCCCGAGACCGTTCAGGGACAGGACTGGGTGTGTCTGAAGAAATCGAGTATCCGTTCATTAAAGGTGAAATCTACAGAGTACATAGTAAATTCCGTTCTGAAATGAAGGGATTCGTAGAAACTTATGGGGACGAATACCGCATCTGGAATGGAGAGATATCATGTGAAGACACCCTAGAGTTTAGGTATGAATGACTCGCGCAGACCAACCCACCGGCACAGCCTTCTTTCCCAGTTACCCTATGGACGGCAGCCGGACATCAAACGCTCCTCTGTATCTGAGTCTAAAAAGCCACTCAAGTCCTTCCCTATCCCCCCGATGAACAACGCCCACCTTCCCGACCTCTGTTGGACAAGCCGAATCTTGCCAATGCCCTGACTCACAGGATCCAATCTCCATTTGTTAAGTAGCGCCTCACCGGTGTTATCAGGCCTTTGAATCCCCGTACAGGCCTTCTCCATGGCGCCATCCCGCCATCTGACATTTTCTTACGAGAATCCCACGTTTTTCTCTACTAAGTAAGAACACAACCGTAAGAACGCAGGCTGTACGGATAGTCAGCCTGACTTCGTACGAAACCGTCGCTTTCGGGTCG is part of the Gemmatimonadota bacterium genome and harbors:
- a CDS encoding XRE family transcriptional regulator; amino-acid sequence: MTTGLIGRRIKALREERRLSQESVANLFDFKDRQTVSAIETGARRVTAEELLLAVERLGAPLEYFTDPFLLAGEGRFSWRQTGVDAERLEACEQIAGRWIGAYRALAPQVGYETPLMRRSLGLTRHARFEDAMAAGERFATEFDLGEIPAMRLMEVMERELGILVLMMDTERGISGAACRLPELDAVLIARREIIGRRHFDLAHELFHILTWDAIPPEHTEEAMETGGNRTEQLTNNFAAAVLMPAAILARFGSWSDLTEDKLIRKLHSVANELRVTVSALRWRLVALGELKPVVARSLPDAALRNNRSDVAENVPPALFSRPFMKVLGMAIEQGCISVRSVAGLLDLSVDDLVDLFAAHDVQCAIEL
- a CDS encoding amidohydrolase family protein; this translates as MSGLDYQDFDRSFWDEELADFVPDTVYDMHVHMWSERHRGKLPPNPTGLRLEIDYQDHLVWAEKLYPGRKMHYLVLGTPIPGGIDTEGHNDWMAEEMKQDPESAVNMMVTPDMTPEYVAAQVKRHGFLGLKPYRVFAPDPTHCRIRDFLPESFIEVAHDLGLAITMHMSKPEGPADEDNQKDLAYYTKQYPRAQWILAHCARAFNCFMMERAIQFLTGLPNIWYDTSAVNDLYSQYLLMKHEDRSRVMFGSDNVVAGCARGKYVTYGRAWTYYEGTTETTPHCDSRATLVIYEQLRQEKQVADMLGLTSQEIEDHFSGNARRFLRQVRGQQDWR
- a CDS encoding aldolase/citrate lyase family protein, encoding MKYPNPLKQRIHDGELLLGTVLNAPTSFMASQVCRSDVDFLWIDAEHSSIWVEQLDMVPVIARQNDVAPMIRIAWNDPALVKKAYDIGAVAVMIPQVNTAEEAERAVRYARYAPEGNRGISPYWAMLAGLDFNHVVRTANDETVLVLQIESLEAYENLDEIMQVKGIDVLFVGPTDLSATLGVITQTESREVQTIMRDVPKRLEGSGIMAGTTLDNMEEIREKIDWGYRYINVGSPMGYGMRVLQENLDNLRNG
- a CDS encoding type II toxin-antitoxin system HicA family toxin, producing MPFSVREVLRKLRRAGFVEIRQSGSHKVLRHADGRQTYLSMHTGTLPTGTLHKILKQAGLSRDEFIDL
- a CDS encoding phytanoyl-CoA dioxygenase family protein, translating into MISEEQVRTFSERGWLVVEGVYGPEEADEVARLAVETADSMDVEESMAGYLLDRSESGESAPRKIDSPYLRNPMFRDFALDGRLRDILRQLTGEEPLLKSDQLFMKPPRFGSEKPYHQDNFYFRCTPGRHVITAWIALDDVDEENGCLRYISGSHKKGIIDHVEVLGQPYNLAPPDDLIDWEMEASAPVRKGGVVFHHSETLHSSRRNTSDRWRRGYATHWVTASVTTETDNLDGAYFRREEYTEYVRAVDQRRDSAARVWSADR
- the tenA gene encoding thiaminase II, encoding MTTASATGTITDLMWSETAAIYDAILTHPFIKGLTSGDLDRSAFEFYTVQDALYLKDYARALSLAAVKAPDEATIILFNEHAKGCLVEERAMQANFFDVFGLSSEEVWATPKAPVCQAYTSYLLSVAYGRPFHEVVAVVLPCYWIYWEVGKALAEKGSPDPMYQQWIDTYAGEQFAECVVAVLEIANRVARGLPEEDREAMLGHYITTSRYEWMFWDMGYRKEQWPV
- a CDS encoding aminotransferase class I/II-fold pyridoxal phosphate-dependent enzyme, whose amino-acid sequence is MADEHGMNRRSFLRNTVLGGAGVSLIGTPVWEAAAQMVSGTTMQQVNGIGLDDPTLVQLSINENPLGASQRAIEAVAGKMFGMNRYTMHDRLEEALAAHHGVDVESVVLGVGSSEILLTATLAAFWENPGNAVTAFPSYRSIPRTAEELGQAVKKVPLTGDWQMDLDAMAAAVDGGTRIVSICNPNNPTGQILDAAELERTIRAVPKDVIVCVDEAYIQFVDDPDYPSMISLTKEVENLLISRTFSKAYGLGGMRVGYGIAHPALLERMARFSIGMLNKNTLSTVAALAALDDQEHVRRSVESTRQGKAFLYAELEAMGYSPIRTQTIFVTVEVGPNVNTLIDRLWEKKVQVRQAFDMEGFMRISVGLPRENEAFISAFKRERSAL
- a CDS encoding phytanoyl-CoA dioxygenase family protein yields the protein MRLTKEQLAFMDTFGFLGFPGLLKDRIDGIIEAFEAVWTERGGGHGGKPHDGTARSCIVPFIDQHPVLSSLIDDARVNGIFGSLLGEDFVYLGSDGNFYVSDTNWHSDTDWSGKMRGAPPRIYYKMAFYLDPLTRESGALRVIPGSHRWGDDYADSLESQIRKSGENWGIGGWEVPAVALETQPGDVVVFNQNTKHSAWGGGDRRRMFTINCTARFADKDMQFLKNEIAAAARFWLDSVYGEAMLETAGPARMKHLEQPLAHQDHLVEEVRKAKARMAEPSRG
- a CDS encoding class I SAM-dependent DNA methyltransferase, producing MTNHEAEYWRMADALRGSMDAEYIAENIFWVPPEARWQHLKSQARQPTIGRLIDDAMVAIERDNPALKDVLPKEYARPALDKTRLGQVVDMVSNIKVGGAEARATDVLGSVYEYFLEQFALAEGRKGGEFYTPRSVVRLLVEMLEPYQGRVYDPCCGSSGMFVQSVEFIRTHASGNGNVGKATGDVSIYGQESNYTTWRMARMNLAIRGIAGLIEHGDSFHNDRHPDLRADYILANPPFNVSDWGGDRLRDDRRWEYGVPPVGNANFAWVQHFLYHLAPRGTAGFVLANGSMSSNQSGEGEIRKNIIEAGLVDCIIALPGQLFRSTQIPACLWFLSRGRLNGAHRDRQGETLFIDARKLGHMLDRTRRDLSQEDIERVADTYHAWRGSEEATVYEDVPGFCKSATLDEIRKHGHVLTPGRYVGVPPQEDDGEPFEEKMTRLSAQWREQQAEAERLDKEIEANLARLGFGER